In a genomic window of Nostoc sp. UHCC 0870:
- a CDS encoding FIST signal transduction protein, with protein MADQMQWANALSTRPSLEAAIADVVEQTVSSLTAPADLGLVFISSAFASEYSRVLPLLAEKLSVPVLIGCSGGGVIGTTLGGQTQELEAEAALSLTLAHLPGVNLQVFHVMAEDLPDLDSSPDAWVNLIGVPSSPTPQFILLSSAFSSGVNDLLQGLDFAYPGSVILGGQASAGGFAGRLALFANDTSGEINQSLYREGTVGLALSGNIVLETIVAQGCKPIGKPLQVTKAERNIILEIDEQVPLMVLRDLISSLSEHERALAQHSLFVGVAMDEFKLSLQPGDFLIRTILGVDPSGGAIAIGDLVRPGQRLQFHLRDAHASAEDLEFLLERYQQQSRLDHAAVGALMFACVGRGEGLYGKPNFDSELFRRYVPDIPIGGFFCGGEIGPIGGRTFLHGYTSVFGICRQSEL; from the coding sequence ATGGCAGATCAAATGCAATGGGCAAACGCCCTATCAACTCGTCCTTCCCTAGAAGCAGCTATAGCAGATGTGGTAGAACAGACTGTCTCATCGTTAACAGCACCTGCGGATTTAGGGTTAGTGTTCATTTCGTCTGCTTTTGCTAGTGAATATTCTAGGGTTTTACCTTTGTTGGCAGAAAAATTGTCTGTACCTGTCCTAATTGGTTGTAGCGGGGGCGGTGTAATAGGTACTACCCTTGGTGGACAAACCCAAGAATTAGAAGCAGAAGCGGCTTTGAGCTTAACTTTAGCTCACCTACCAGGGGTAAATTTGCAAGTCTTTCATGTGATGGCTGAAGATTTACCTGATTTAGATAGTTCTCCAGATGCTTGGGTAAACTTGATTGGTGTACCGTCATCACCAACACCCCAGTTTATTTTGCTGTCTAGTGCGTTTTCTTCGGGGGTTAACGATTTATTACAGGGATTAGATTTTGCTTATCCTGGTTCAGTGATTCTGGGTGGACAAGCGAGTGCTGGGGGTTTTGCTGGTCGTCTGGCGTTGTTTGCTAATGATACCTCTGGTGAAATTAACCAAAGCTTATACCGTGAAGGGACAGTGGGTTTAGCGTTAAGTGGCAACATTGTTTTAGAAACGATTGTGGCACAAGGATGTAAACCGATCGGTAAGCCACTGCAAGTCACTAAAGCTGAACGTAATATTATTTTGGAAATAGATGAGCAAGTACCTTTGATGGTACTGCGAGATTTAATTTCTAGCCTGAGTGAACATGAACGCGCCTTGGCGCAGCATTCGCTGTTTGTTGGTGTGGCGATGGATGAATTTAAACTGTCTTTACAGCCGGGTGATTTTTTAATTCGCACTATTTTAGGGGTAGATCCATCTGGAGGTGCGATCGCAATTGGTGATCTTGTCCGTCCTGGTCAACGCCTACAATTCCACCTGCGGGATGCTCACGCCTCTGCCGAAGATTTAGAATTCCTCTTAGAGCGATATCAACAACAATCAAGATTAGATCATGCTGCTGTTGGTGCTTTAATGTTTGCCTGTGTAGGCCGTGGTGAAGGATTGTACGGCAAACCAAATTTTGATTCTGAATTATTTCGGCGTTATGTTCCAGATATCCCCATCGGTGGCTTTTTCTGTGGTGGAGAGATTGGCCCTATTGGTGGTAGAACTTTTCTACATGGTTACACCTCAGTCTTTGGGATTTGCCGACAAAGTGAGTTGTGA
- a CDS encoding cyclase family protein — MNTITFSRVIHLSHVIDTNIPQWPGDPPVEFTPVAELQDDGYYLRCFSLGEHSGTHINAPNSFYQAGVGIDQYSAQSLILPAVVIDICAVAAINPDYVLTVADVLAWEGEHGEIPVANMVLLHTGWQAKWFDKTAFLNQDLQGIMHFPGFSRDATEFLVNKRQIAGVGIDTHGVDSGQDHSFTTNRLVLAQQGIVLENLTNLEQLPPTGTTLAIGVMRLRRGSGSPVGVLALVP, encoded by the coding sequence TTGAATACGATTACTTTCTCACGCGTTATTCACTTAAGCCATGTGATTGACACCAATATTCCCCAATGGCCAGGCGACCCCCCTGTAGAATTTACTCCTGTCGCCGAACTCCAAGATGATGGCTATTATCTGCGGTGTTTCTCCTTGGGTGAGCATAGTGGCACTCATATCAATGCTCCTAACAGTTTTTATCAAGCTGGTGTGGGTATTGACCAATACTCTGCTCAGTCTTTAATTTTACCTGCCGTTGTGATAGATATCTGTGCAGTGGCAGCTATAAATCCTGATTATGTTCTGACTGTTGCCGATGTTCTCGCTTGGGAGGGAGAACACGGTGAGATTCCCGTTGCTAATATGGTACTACTGCATACAGGTTGGCAAGCTAAATGGTTTGATAAGACTGCTTTTCTCAATCAGGACTTGCAAGGAATTATGCACTTTCCCGGTTTTAGCCGGGATGCTACTGAGTTCCTAGTGAACAAGCGGCAAATTGCTGGGGTAGGCATTGATACGCATGGTGTAGACTCTGGACAGGATCATAGTTTTACTACTAACCGTCTAGTCTTGGCACAGCAAGGTATTGTGTTAGAAAATCTCACTAATTTAGAGCAACTACCGCCTACAGGGACTACCTTAGCTATTGGTGTGATGAGGTTACGGCGTGGTTCTGGTTCTCCTGTGGGAGTGTTGGCATTAGTGCCTTAA
- a CDS encoding aldehyde dehydrogenase family protein, giving the protein MITPLKSQNYINGQWLDATGENILASHNPAKKTEVVATFPRSQSEDVDLAVAAARQAYRCWRQVPAPARAEYIFRVGVLLGEHKEELAQLISREMGKPLTEARGDVQEGIDCAFYTAGEGRRLFGQTTPSEMPNKFAMTVRMPIGVCALITPWNFPMAIPCWKAMPALVCGNTVILKPAEDTPACATKLIEIFAAAGLPPGVINLVHGVGEEVGKALVEHPEIDLVSFTGSSETGAYVGATCGRTHKRVCLEMGGKNAQVVMEDADLELALEGAVWGAFGTTGQRCTATSRLILHRDIKEKFTRMLCERAGKLRLGAGNDPDTDIGPIINHRQLQRVNEYMKVAREEGAEILIGGEIATEGELKQGYFFQPTVLDKVTPEMRVAREEIFGPVVALIEVSTFEEAIAILNDTKYGLSSSVYTRDINRAFAAMRDIEAGITYINGPTIGAEVHLPFGGVKQTGNGHREAGTTALDVFTEWKSVYVDFSGSLQRAQIDNRD; this is encoded by the coding sequence ATGATAACTCCGCTAAAGAGCCAAAATTATATTAATGGTCAGTGGTTGGATGCTACAGGCGAAAATATCCTGGCTAGTCACAACCCTGCTAAGAAAACTGAAGTTGTGGCTACTTTCCCCCGTTCTCAATCTGAGGATGTAGACCTTGCAGTAGCCGCCGCTAGGCAAGCTTACCGATGTTGGCGACAAGTTCCAGCCCCAGCTAGGGCAGAATATATCTTTCGCGTCGGGGTATTATTGGGTGAGCATAAGGAAGAATTGGCACAGTTAATTAGTCGGGAAATGGGTAAACCATTAACTGAGGCTAGGGGTGATGTGCAGGAAGGGATTGACTGTGCTTTTTACACGGCTGGGGAAGGACGGCGACTGTTTGGACAAACGACACCTTCGGAAATGCCCAACAAGTTTGCTATGACGGTGAGGATGCCGATTGGAGTTTGTGCTTTAATTACTCCCTGGAATTTCCCAATGGCGATTCCTTGCTGGAAAGCAATGCCGGCTTTGGTGTGTGGTAATACGGTAATTCTCAAACCTGCTGAAGATACCCCCGCCTGTGCTACTAAATTAATTGAAATTTTCGCCGCCGCAGGTTTACCGCCAGGAGTGATTAACTTGGTACATGGGGTAGGTGAAGAAGTTGGGAAAGCTTTAGTTGAACATCCAGAGATTGATTTAGTTTCGTTTACTGGTTCGTCAGAAACTGGTGCGTATGTGGGCGCGACTTGCGGACGGACTCACAAACGGGTCTGTTTAGAAATGGGTGGTAAAAATGCCCAAGTGGTGATGGAAGATGCAGATTTAGAACTGGCCCTAGAAGGTGCAGTATGGGGCGCATTTGGCACAACTGGTCAACGGTGTACAGCTACCAGTCGTTTGATTTTGCATCGTGATATTAAAGAAAAGTTTACGAGGATGCTATGTGAACGTGCTGGTAAGTTACGCTTGGGTGCTGGTAATGACCCTGATACAGATATCGGGCCGATAATTAACCATAGACAACTGCAACGGGTCAATGAGTATATGAAAGTTGCCCGTGAGGAAGGGGCAGAAATATTAATTGGTGGGGAAATTGCCACGGAAGGGGAGTTAAAACAGGGTTACTTTTTTCAACCTACAGTTTTAGATAAGGTTACACCAGAGATGCGGGTGGCTCGTGAAGAGATATTTGGCCCTGTGGTGGCATTAATTGAGGTGAGTACGTTCGAGGAAGCGATCGCTATTCTGAATGATACCAAATATGGTCTGTCTTCCTCAGTTTATACCCGTGACATCAACCGCGCCTTTGCTGCCATGCGCGATATAGAAGCTGGAATTACTTACATCAACGGCCCTACTATTGGCGCAGAAGTACACTTACCCTTTGGCGGTGTCAAGCAAACAGGTAACGGACATCGGGAAGCAGGAACAACTGCCTTAGATGTTTTCACTGAATGGAAAAGTGTTTATGTTGACTTTTCTGGTAGCTTGCAACGCGCCCAAATAGATAATCGTGATTAA
- the trmB gene encoding tRNA (guanosine(46)-N7)-methyltransferase TrmB, with protein MPFIRVRQHVNPLAKKYQQAVNPVEWEKIYANLHQPLHLDIGCARGRFVLQMAQIEPHLNFLGLEIREPLVIEANKLCSELGLTNLHYLFCNANNSLKVLLSSLPPGILQRVTIQFPDPWFKTRHAKRRVVQPELVADLANYLPVGGVVFLQSDMEFIAVEMRDRFAENPHFQRIGTGEWLAENPLSVPTERELSTQNRGEPVYRALFERVSPDC; from the coding sequence TTGCCATTTATCCGCGTCCGTCAACACGTTAATCCCCTAGCGAAGAAGTATCAACAAGCAGTAAATCCCGTAGAGTGGGAAAAAATTTATGCTAATTTACACCAGCCGCTACATTTAGATATTGGCTGTGCTAGAGGAAGATTTGTGTTACAAATGGCGCAGATAGAACCACATTTGAATTTTCTTGGTTTAGAAATTCGTGAACCCTTAGTCATAGAAGCTAATAAGTTGTGTTCTGAACTAGGTTTAACAAATCTGCATTATTTGTTTTGTAATGCGAACAACTCATTAAAGGTGTTGTTATCTTCTCTACCTCCAGGTATTTTACAGCGAGTTACTATTCAATTTCCCGATCCTTGGTTTAAAACTCGTCACGCTAAACGCCGTGTAGTACAACCAGAATTGGTAGCAGACTTAGCTAATTATTTGCCAGTTGGGGGAGTCGTATTCCTGCAATCAGATATGGAATTTATCGCAGTAGAAATGCGTGATCGCTTTGCAGAAAATCCGCATTTTCAACGCATCGGTACAGGTGAATGGCTAGCAGAAAACCCCCTATCAGTGCCAACGGAAAGAGAACTTTCAACACAAAACAGAGGTGAACCCGTGTATCGGGCTTTATTTGAAAGAGTTTCCCCTGATTGCTGA
- a CDS encoding TPR domain-containing glycosyltransferase, with amino-acid sequence MTISLCMIVKNEATALPKCLSSVKNIVDEMVVVDTGSIDRTPEIAQEFGAKVHYFAWCNDFSAARNAALKYVTGDWVLVLDADETLTPAIVPQMKDAIAQDEYLLINLVRHEVDAEQSPYSLVSRLFRNHPDICFDRPYHALIDDSVSTILQKDPNWEIGYLPGVAILHSGYQKSAIAQNDKHAKAQATMEGFLATHPHDPYVCSKLGALYVETGKINQGIELLKRGLNSAQRIRQDIKYEENYEILYELYYHLGIASNRLNNPQQAISHYQAAIKLPIYPILKLGAYNNLGNLLKEAGDINGAKKAYETALTIDPNFAIGYYNLGMIFKALGMFTDAIAAYQKAIRFKPQYAEAYQNLGVVQLKVGNVQASVTAFKNAILLHEQNNPPEANKLRQGLREMGLI; translated from the coding sequence ATGACTATTAGCCTGTGTATGATTGTGAAAAACGAAGCAACAGCATTGCCTAAATGCTTGAGCAGCGTTAAAAATATTGTAGATGAAATGGTAGTGGTGGATACAGGTTCTATTGATCGCACCCCGGAAATTGCTCAAGAATTTGGTGCGAAGGTGCATTATTTTGCTTGGTGTAATGACTTTAGTGCAGCTCGTAATGCGGCTTTAAAGTATGTCACTGGTGATTGGGTTTTAGTTTTGGATGCGGATGAGACTTTGACACCAGCAATTGTGCCACAGATGAAGGATGCGATCGCACAAGATGAATATTTGCTAATTAATCTTGTACGTCATGAAGTCGATGCAGAACAATCTCCCTATTCTCTGGTGTCTCGTCTGTTTCGCAACCATCCAGATATCTGTTTTGACCGTCCCTATCATGCCTTAATTGATGATAGTGTCTCAACTATCCTGCAAAAAGACCCGAATTGGGAAATCGGTTATTTACCAGGGGTGGCGATTCTGCACTCAGGTTATCAAAAAAGCGCGATCGCTCAAAATGACAAACACGCTAAAGCCCAAGCTACGATGGAAGGCTTTTTGGCAACTCACCCCCATGACCCCTATGTTTGCAGCAAATTGGGGGCTTTATATGTGGAAACTGGCAAAATTAACCAAGGGATAGAGTTATTAAAACGGGGTCTCAACTCGGCGCAAAGAATTCGTCAGGATATCAAGTATGAGGAAAATTACGAAATTTTGTATGAACTCTATTACCATTTAGGTATTGCTTCTAATCGCTTAAACAATCCTCAACAAGCGATTTCTCATTACCAAGCGGCGATTAAGTTACCTATTTATCCCATACTGAAGTTAGGCGCATACAATAATCTCGGTAACTTACTCAAGGAAGCCGGGGATATCAATGGTGCAAAAAAGGCTTACGAAACAGCATTAACGATTGACCCCAACTTTGCTATTGGGTACTACAATCTGGGGATGATATTCAAAGCTTTGGGGATGTTTACTGATGCGATCGCAGCTTACCAAAAGGCAATTCGTTTCAAACCCCAATATGCAGAAGCGTATCAAAATTTAGGGGTAGTGCAGTTAAAAGTGGGCAATGTGCAAGCTAGTGTCACCGCTTTTAAAAATGCCATTCTCCTACATGAGCAAAATAACCCCCCAGAAGCAAATAAACTCCGTCAAGGGTTGCGAGAAATGGGGTTGATTTAA
- a CDS encoding restriction endonuclease — MKYLEINALVSGIIYSHEAVKQELGRRFAHYLGLTPGKLGSDGGIDGYANINNNIIYFQSKLSQNILDAPYAAEFIGNIVIHEADIGIMLAGVGYTDGFRSRLQQACQSKLLKIRVKTHLLSLEDVFGETEVFQKASQDLPQLRKLSSDEWTNYR; from the coding sequence ATGAAATATTTAGAAATTAATGCTTTAGTAAGTGGAATTATTTATTCCCATGAAGCCGTAAAACAAGAATTAGGTAGACGTTTTGCTCATTATCTCGGTTTAACACCGGGAAAATTAGGTAGTGATGGCGGAATAGATGGTTATGCAAATATCAATAACAATATAATTTATTTTCAATCTAAGTTATCTCAGAATATACTTGATGCTCCTTATGCAGCAGAATTTATCGGCAATATTGTGATTCATGAAGCTGATATTGGCATAATGTTGGCTGGTGTTGGCTACACAGATGGATTTCGTTCTCGTTTACAGCAGGCTTGTCAAAGTAAGCTACTGAAGATACGGGTAAAAACCCATCTATTAAGTCTTGAAGATGTTTTTGGAGAAACTGAAGTCTTTCAAAAAGCATCTCAAGATTTACCTCAGTTAAGAAAATTGAGCAGTGATGAATGGACTAACTACAGATAG
- a CDS encoding metallophosphoesterase family protein, whose protein sequence is MVLNFRFAVVSDLHIALPHTIWDHPSRFHLVEVSISAFESAIEHLKELDLDFILLPGDLTQHGEPENHIWLQERLSKLPFPAYVVPGNHDVPVLMANQQSIACADFPTYYRKFGYRNTNQLYYTQQLLPGVRLIGLNSNCFNEQGEQVGRLDPQQLRWLEEVLAAAVDELVLVMVHHNVVEHLPHQSRHPMANRYMLANAPELLHLLRRYGVRLVFTGHLHVQDVACDEGVYDITTGSLVSYPHPYRVLEFHQDQLGKQWLQILSHRVESVPDFPNLQHLSKQWMGDRSFPFLVKLLSLPPLNLPINQAQELAPSLRDFWATIADGDALLDYPHFPQKVRHYIQTYSAIAHTGTPSFIDNNSTLLLEKSAGF, encoded by the coding sequence ATGGTGCTAAATTTTCGCTTTGCCGTAGTTAGCGACTTACACATCGCTCTTCCTCACACCATCTGGGATCATCCTAGTCGGTTTCATCTAGTGGAAGTGAGTATTTCTGCTTTTGAAAGTGCGATAGAACATTTAAAAGAACTTGATTTAGATTTTATTCTACTGCCAGGAGATTTAACACAACACGGTGAACCAGAAAATCATATTTGGTTGCAAGAAAGGTTATCTAAATTACCTTTTCCTGCCTATGTTGTACCTGGTAATCACGACGTTCCTGTGTTGATGGCTAATCAGCAATCAATTGCCTGTGCTGATTTTCCCACTTATTATCGCAAGTTTGGCTATAGAAATACCAATCAACTTTATTACACACAGCAATTGTTACCGGGGGTGCGGTTAATTGGTTTAAATTCTAACTGTTTTAATGAACAGGGTGAGCAAGTAGGACGTTTAGATCCTCAACAACTGAGATGGTTAGAAGAGGTACTAGCCGCCGCAGTAGATGAACTGGTGTTAGTTATGGTGCATCACAACGTAGTTGAGCATTTACCCCATCAATCGCGCCATCCTATGGCAAATCGTTATATGTTGGCAAATGCCCCGGAATTATTGCACCTACTGCGACGCTATGGAGTCAGACTAGTATTTACGGGTCATTTACACGTTCAAGATGTTGCTTGTGATGAGGGTGTATATGATATTACGACTGGTTCTTTAGTTAGTTATCCTCATCCTTATCGAGTTTTAGAGTTTCATCAAGACCAACTAGGAAAACAATGGCTACAAATTCTGTCTCATCGTGTAGAGTCAGTACCTGATTTCCCTAACTTGCAGCATTTATCAAAGCAATGGATGGGCGATCGCTCTTTTCCTTTCTTAGTTAAATTACTTAGCCTACCACCATTAAATTTACCCATAAACCAGGCACAAGAACTAGCTCCCAGTTTGCGTGATTTTTGGGCAACTATTGCCGATGGCGATGCTTTGTTAGATTATCCCCATTTTCCCCAAAAAGTGCGCCATTACATTCAGACCTACAGCGCGATCGCTCACACTGGTACGCCCAGTTTTATTGATAATAACAGTACCTTATTGTTAGAAAAAAGTGCTGGATTTTGA
- a CDS encoding nucleotide-binding protein, which translates to MIILCTHNDGGVGKTTLAVHTAGIFLALSETTLLVDCDDQADFWKFYTGREPIKSQDVHIEGYRTIISNKERKPIKSLTLKGYDNVVLDIDSPLQNTVQVIVGNNPDLILVPVNKSQRTKSLNNLPRTLSVISKLSKPGFFPQVIIVPLGVPRNLVTQVVDKINIENKPQNCKVAEEMPDLQEEMQLAIYEDKKYIWEYENYRNLQKYFYNLVKI; encoded by the coding sequence GTGATAATTCTTTGCACTCACAATGATGGAGGAGTAGGCAAAACAACTTTAGCTGTTCATACTGCTGGAATTTTTTTGGCACTATCAGAAACAACACTTTTGGTAGACTGTGATGACCAAGCGGATTTTTGGAAATTTTATACGGGAAGAGAACCTATTAAATCTCAAGATGTACATATTGAAGGATACAGAACAATTATATCCAATAAAGAACGTAAACCTATTAAGAGTTTAACTTTAAAAGGATATGATAATGTCGTTTTAGATATTGATAGTCCTTTACAAAATACTGTTCAAGTGATTGTTGGTAACAATCCTGATCTTATATTAGTTCCGGTCAACAAATCTCAAAGAACAAAATCACTAAATAATTTGCCGAGAACACTATCCGTAATTTCTAAACTTTCTAAACCAGGTTTTTTTCCACAAGTAATCATAGTTCCATTAGGTGTTCCAAGAAATTTAGTTACTCAGGTAGTAGATAAAATAAATATTGAAAATAAACCTCAAAATTGTAAAGTAGCCGAGGAAATGCCTGATTTGCAGGAAGAAATGCAACTTGCAATTTATGAAGATAAAAAATACATTTGGGAATATGAAAATTATAGAAATTTACAAAAATACTTTTATAATTTAGTAAAAATATGA
- the acnB gene encoding bifunctional aconitate hydratase 2/2-methylisocitrate dehydratase, with protein MLEKYRQHVAERAALGIPPLPLDAQQTTELCELLKNPPQGEEDTLLHLLRDCIPPGVDAAAYVKAGFLTGIAKGEISSPLISSIEAVELLGTMVGGYNVQSLIELLQFSTKTSEADTPLVMGGEGKEPIAAYAATALSKTLLVYDAFHDVLELAKINPYAKQVVNSWAEAEWFTVRPQLPEYINVTVFKVPGETNTDDLSPATHATTRPDIPLHALAMLESRQPGSLETIIELKKKGHPVAYVGDVVGTGSSRKSAINSVLWHMGQDIPYVPNKRAGGYILGSAIAPIFFNTAEDAGALPIQCDVTKLETGMVITIYPYKGEITNEDGEVISTFSLKPDTILDEVRAGGRIPLLIGRTLTDKTRQALGLEPSTVFIRPYQPGDTGKGYTLAQKMVGKACGLPGVRPGTSCEPIMTTVGSQDTTGPMTRDELKELACLGFSADLVMQSFCHTAAYPKPVDIKTHHDLPDFFSSRGGVALRPGDGIIHSWLNRMLLPDTVGTGGDSHTRFPLGISFPAGSGLVAFAGALGVMPLDMPESVLVRFKGELQPGITLRDIVNAIPYVAMQQGLLTVEKENKKNIFSGKILEMEGLPDLKVEQAFELTDASAERSCAGCTIKLSVETVSEYLRSNIALFKNMVARGYQDARTIMRRVAKMEEWLANPVLLEADADAEYAAIIEIDLNEIKEPIVAAPNDPDNVKLLSEVANDPVQEVFVGSCMTNIGHYRATAKVLEGAGEVKTRLWVAPPTRMDEHQLKEEGVYSVFGAAGARTEMPGCSLCMGNQARVADGTTVFSTSTRNFNNRMGKGARVYLGSAELAAVCALFGRIPTVQEYLDIVASKIHPFAENLYRYLNFDQIAGFEDEGRVISQEEQALLV; from the coding sequence ATGTTAGAAAAATATCGTCAACACGTTGCTGAAAGGGCAGCCCTCGGTATTCCGCCCTTACCGTTAGATGCACAGCAAACCACAGAATTGTGTGAATTACTGAAAAATCCGCCCCAGGGTGAAGAAGATACATTATTACATTTATTGCGCGATTGCATACCCCCTGGTGTAGATGCAGCTGCTTATGTGAAAGCTGGATTCTTGACAGGTATTGCTAAAGGCGAAATCAGTAGCCCTTTAATTTCCTCAATTGAAGCAGTAGAATTACTGGGAACAATGGTAGGCGGTTATAATGTGCAGTCTTTAATTGAGTTGTTGCAATTCTCCACTAAAACCTCAGAAGCGGACACACCTTTGGTGATGGGAGGAGAAGGTAAAGAACCCATCGCTGCTTATGCCGCTACCGCCCTCAGCAAAACATTACTAGTGTATGATGCTTTCCATGATGTGTTGGAATTAGCGAAAATCAACCCCTACGCCAAGCAGGTAGTTAATTCCTGGGCAGAAGCAGAGTGGTTTACAGTTCGTCCCCAGCTACCAGAATATATTAACGTCACCGTGTTTAAAGTTCCTGGGGAAACCAACACCGATGATTTATCTCCAGCCACCCACGCCACCACCCGCCCAGATATTCCCCTCCACGCCTTGGCTATGTTAGAGTCACGGCAACCGGGAAGCTTAGAAACCATTATTGAGTTGAAGAAAAAAGGACATCCTGTAGCTTATGTCGGGGATGTAGTGGGTACTGGTTCATCTCGGAAATCAGCGATTAACTCTGTTTTATGGCATATGGGGCAAGATATACCCTATGTTCCCAACAAACGCGCTGGGGGTTATATTTTAGGTAGTGCGATCGCGCCAATCTTTTTCAACACTGCTGAAGATGCCGGTGCTTTGCCTATTCAGTGCGATGTCACCAAACTCGAAACCGGCATGGTAATTACCATCTATCCCTACAAAGGCGAAATTACCAACGAAGACGGCGAAGTCATTTCTACCTTCAGCCTCAAACCAGACACCATCCTCGATGAAGTCCGCGCCGGTGGACGCATCCCCCTACTTATTGGACGTACCCTCACCGACAAAACCCGCCAAGCATTAGGTTTAGAACCCAGCACCGTCTTCATCCGTCCCTACCAACCAGGCGACACAGGGAAAGGCTACACCCTCGCCCAAAAAATGGTCGGTAAAGCTTGCGGTTTACCCGGTGTGCGTCCCGGTACATCCTGCGAACCCATCATGACTACCGTTGGTTCTCAGGATACTACCGGCCCCATGACCCGCGACGAACTGAAAGAACTCGCTTGTCTAGGTTTCAGTGCAGACTTAGTAATGCAGAGTTTCTGTCACACCGCCGCCTATCCCAAACCCGTAGACATCAAAACCCACCACGACTTACCCGATTTCTTCTCTTCCCGTGGTGGTGTCGCCTTGCGTCCCGGTGATGGTATCATCCACTCATGGCTCAACCGGATGCTGTTACCCGACACCGTAGGCACAGGTGGAGACTCTCACACCCGCTTCCCCTTGGGAATATCCTTCCCCGCCGGTTCTGGGTTAGTCGCCTTTGCTGGTGCATTGGGTGTCATGCCTTTAGATATGCCAGAATCAGTATTAGTCAGATTCAAAGGGGAATTGCAACCCGGTATCACCTTAAGAGATATTGTCAACGCCATTCCTTACGTCGCCATGCAACAAGGTTTGCTAACTGTCGAGAAAGAGAACAAGAAAAACATCTTCTCCGGCAAAATCTTGGAAATGGAAGGCTTACCAGATTTGAAAGTAGAACAAGCCTTTGAACTTACAGATGCTTCCGCCGAACGTTCATGTGCAGGCTGCACCATTAAACTAAGTGTAGAAACAGTTTCGGAATATCTGCGTTCTAATATTGCCCTATTCAAAAATATGGTAGCCAGAGGTTATCAAGACGCGCGTACTATCATGCGCCGCGTCGCTAAAATGGAAGAATGGTTAGCAAATCCTGTATTACTAGAAGCCGACGCAGATGCAGAATATGCCGCAATCATTGAAATTGATTTGAACGAAATCAAAGAACCAATTGTAGCTGCACCAAATGACCCCGATAATGTTAAATTATTATCGGAAGTTGCTAATGATCCAGTACAAGAAGTATTTGTTGGTTCTTGTATGACAAATATCGGTCATTATCGGGCAACAGCGAAAGTTTTAGAAGGTGCAGGGGAAGTCAAAACTCGCCTGTGGGTAGCACCACCCACCCGCATGGATGAACACCAGTTAAAAGAAGAAGGCGTATATAGCGTTTTTGGTGCGGCTGGTGCAAGAACAGAAATGCCTGGATGCAGTTTATGTATGGGAAATCAGGCAAGAGTTGCTGATGGCACAACTGTATTTTCTACCTCTACCCGCAACTTCAATAATCGCATGGGTAAAGGTGCAAGAGTGTATTTAGGTTCTGCCGAATTAGCAGCAGTTTGTGCTTTGTTTGGACGCATTCCCACAGTGCAGGAATATCTTGATATTGTGGCGAGTAAGATTCATCCTTTTGCTGAGAATTTATATCGGTATTTGAACTTTGATCAAATTGCCGGTTTTGAGGATGAGGGAAGGGTGATTTCTCAAGAGGAGCAGGCTTTGTTGGTATAG